A segment of the Gemmatimonadales bacterium genome:
CCTACGTCGCGCTCGATCTTGACCACGAGCGAGTCGCCGAGGCGCGGCGCAGGGGTCTCCCGGTGTTCTTTGGTGACGCCAGCCGCGTGGATGTACTTCGGGCGATCGGCGTGGAGCGCGCGCGGGTCGCGGTGATCACGCTCGACCAGCCTGACTCGGCCCGCGGGACCCTGCAGGTGCTACGCCGGCTGCTCCCGGAGCTTCCGATCCTGCTTCGCGCCCACGACATCGCCCAGTGCGAACAGTTGGCACTGGCGGGAGCCACCGACGTGGTGCCCGAAGTCGTGGAGGGGAGCCTGCAGCTCGGCGGGAGCCTGCTCCGGCAGCTCGGCGAATCGCGGGAGAAAGTCGAGCAGATGTTGGAGGAGTTCCGGCGGGCGACCTACTCTCGGCTGGGGGAGATCATCGTCGGTCGGTCGGGCACGCCTGGTGTGTTGCCATGAGATCTAGTCGCTCTAGCGCTCCGGAATCGCGGCGCCGTGGCGGGCGGTGCACATCGACGGGTTCTTGCGGCGCAGCGTTCCTGGATCGAAGCGGGGGTTGAATCATCTGCGACCCTCGTCCGAGAGGCAGGTCAGCCAGTCTCGCTCCGAGTGGTAGGACACGCGGCTCTCCAGACTCTGGCGCGTCGCCTGATCATGATTGAGCAGGAAGAACTACTGGGCGGCGCCGCCTCGAAGCCGGCCGGGCGAGAGCAGGCCGATGCTCAGTTGGCGGCTGGCGCAGAACTGCCCCTGGTCGTGGTATCGCTGTAGGAGCTTTCCCGGTTGTAGGCCGTAGCCGGTTGATGAGGAAGTCCCCAGGTGGTAGCCAGGCGTCGCATTGGCGGCATCCTGACATGCGGGAACAATAGGGCCAGTGCCGCAACCCCCGAAACCCCTGGGGAGTTTCGAGCCCGTTTCATCGTTTCTTCACCGCCGCCCGGCTAGCCTCCTTCTCAACGATGGGGGGAGATCCATGCTGATCCGACATATCGTGGCAGCGACGGACGAGTCCGATGCCGGACGGCAGGCGGTCCGGACGGCCCTCGAGCTGGCGGCCCGGACCGGGGCGCGGGTCACGGCCCTGCGGGTGCTGCCGTTCGAGGGCACGGGCTCGGGGCCCGCGCTGGAGCGCCTGCAGCAGTGGGTGGAGTCGGACCTGCCGCCGCTGGATCCGCTGCCGCCGATCAGCTATGCGGTGGCCTACGGGATGCCGGGCATCGAGATCGCTCGCT
Coding sequences within it:
- a CDS encoding universal stress protein, which gives rise to MLIRHIVAATDESDAGRQAVRTALELAARTGARVTALRVLPFEGTGSGPALERLQQWVESDLPPLDPLPPISYAVAYGMPGIEIARFAEQAHADLLVLGRKPRSQRTRLLLGDTADAVGRRSRLPCLFVPPQGGRPERVMVAVDGSERGMVVL